tcaagctcgacgaaaatggttcacattggtgaatactaatgccatctcttagaatttgcaggtatttatcagactgcctagtacttttgtataataattttacGCAGAAAGTAaagttttctatttaaagttaTGACCACCGATTTCCCGAGTCTACTCACGAATTCCCAGCATTTTCGCTTATTTTTCAAGGTACACTACATTCACAGATATCCCGGGTTGCTTGACACCAATTAGGCATGTCATAACAACTAAAGAGTTGACTGTAAATTccgaaactgaatttttaaaacattaataattaaatatttaatttcaatcaatttttgtttttagctgAAAGAGCAAGAGAGGAGAAACTGAACGTAGTTTGTATTCCCACATCATTCCAAGCACGGCAGCTTATTATAAATCATGGTCTTTTCCTGGGAGATCTCGAAACTCATccaaaagtaaatataaaaacttaatttcagatttaaaaagctaaaaatttgtttgttagttCACTGCTTTTATTTTTGCTGTCACTATTTGTAAAATGAGCTTTGTGATTTTtgtaatgcaataataaatagcTAGATTGTGCCATTGATGGAGCAGACGAAGTCGACTTTCAAATGAATATCATCAAAGGTGGTGGTGGCTGTTTGCTTCAAGAAAAAGTCGTTGCTTCTTGCTCAGAACAGCTCGTGATAGTAGCCGATTACACGTGAGCCTTTTCTATTTTATCTGTTTTGAACttcaaaaacttttataattataaaaaaagtaaaaaactcaCTGAAAAATCTAACAACTTAAATGTATTTGAAGTAATAGTTTTTCAATTAGAATACTAagcaaaaaaatttggattcatcAATAAGTACAGAATGTCTGTAATTTAATTTTCCCCATcgtagaaaaaattcagaaaagctAGGTGAGCAGTACAAAAAAGGTATTCCAATAGAAGTAGTGCCTATGGCGTACAAacctattcaacaaaaaatagaaaaaatatttggcGGTTCGACTGTTTTAAGAATGGCCATAGCCAAGATGGTAAGAGaacttaataatttgttaaatctaAATAAAACTTAATTGGCCAAGTTATTgtgttttcaaaatcaaatatatCTTCAAAATTCCAGGGTCCACTCGTGACAGATAATGGAAACTTTATTCTAGACTGGAATTTTCCAGAAGGTATTAACAACTGGGAGAAAGTAAACACGGAAATATTGCTAATCCCTGGAGTAGTGGAAACTGGCCTCTTTATCAAAATGGCTACAAAAGCTTTCTTTGGAATGCTGGATGGCAGTGTCAAAGAGCGAACTTAACTATTCAAATAAAGTATTTTGTCAAATGGCTCAAATCTTGCTAAATTCTCAGGAAACGTTCGTCCTCCTTTTGTATCAAATTTTGTAATATCCCCGCAATATTTTGCAGACATAAGCTACTTTCTAACTTTATAGACAAGACTTTATTTTGTTGCACACTTTTCTGTGTAAAActagaacaaaattaattgttgaactGTACAAAGATATTTTCATCCATTTTTATTGTAACCTCTTTAAAACAGTTAACAgtggaacaagaaaaaaaaactgtttctaaATATTCGTACAAATAAATGCATACAAAGTCATTTCGTTTCTGGCATTTGAATGAATCCTTCTAAacgaagtaaaaaattatttcagcaagatagtattaatataaataacagtttaactCTTCATGTATTTGAAGACCTCTAAAAATGCCTAGCAATTTTTAGTcacaataattcaaaaatacgataataattCTAGATAAGAGTTTTGTATTTCTGGGAACAGATTAAAGTTTCAGTAATTCATTAATACAGTAATAGACACTCACGTTTTTTAGGTAGGAGTTACCTGAGAAACATAAGAGTTAAATAGTAgaagttattattaaaaactatattaCAGACTATTGTGTAGTTTTTTTGGAATATATTTAATGATAAAGGTATAATAAAGTTCttcctaaaatttgtttagcGACCGGAATTATTCGAGAAGTCGctgttttctataaataaaaaagcgCCTTTAATATAAAGTAGTAAGTGCGCAATTGAAATAAATCTAACAAAGTTCGTAACGTGTCGAGAGAATATAACACGTTAACGTAATTAAACGCAAGGCTCGACGTAGTTCCCGGGAAACAACCCCGTTATTCCATCCATAACACCTTCCCACCATCCGTCGTCGTTCTTCTTTAAAACGTAAATGACGGAACTCTCCTGGAAGCTGAGCTCGTCTTCTTTGTCGGCGTAATAATCGTAGATTGCCACAACTGAAATATTGAGTAAATTAGATTTGTgatatgaaatttaagaaaagaccGTTTTATCTTTCTTTCGAAAACTAAATACAAAAAGACATCATGCCAATGCATTAAGTCGGGAGGGTTGATCATCTTGAAATCTGGTGCACAAACCTTCGTGAAATCttagtgacatttttttaatctttatgaaatcattgaatctTTATGATGaagtcattaaaatctttgtgaaattatttaaaatctttatgcatTCATTGAAATCCAGTGTATACAAAACTCGAGTGGCCAACCCCTCgattaaaataaatcatcttcattttttaatttgaattatattttcctaaaatgaccatgagaaaatttaattttaatccaaaacttAAGATTGATTaagattgttcaattaaaaaaaaaagctaaaaaacaaaatcaattggaatttatcataattttaaatgagagtTCCTCCCTTCGATAAATTTAAATGGTATAATAAGTagatgcatatttttaaatattatttttctcaaacaaGTTTATATAGGATgttcattgtttattttttggaagTATCGCTTTTGAATTTCTGCGGGGCGAGTCAGCGGAAGTAGTGTTGAGTCAACCAGGAAtccacccagtgggcaccgggacgtcctaaagacgtccttagaatgtacctctatgtcacatgatttgacgtctttaggacatcttttggatattttcatatctttgaaaggtcctcaggacgtccttaagacgtccgccgaaagacgtatataggacaagtttaggacttgtatACTCACTGGACAATCAACCAACCCAACCGATTGGCTGGAacagtttttttcgaatttttctattgaaattacttcacaattttcattttcaaattggaatCGCAACAattcattcaaagaattttaaatcaaaattgttttaaatttgcgcAATTTTATGTCATGTAAAGCGACCCTTGAAATGATGATGCAAAATGTTTCTAgttagaatttacaaaaatcacaaaatttcgaTTTCCCGGTCCAgaagggattttcaagattttttttaaccctgttaaaaaattttgattgcaacGGACTAAAGAGGGCCGATTACTATATATTTGTAGGtacgttttcattttaaaatgttgaaaacttgGGGAAACATGGCCGCTGCTGCAAAACACGCTTTTGTATTATTACTTGCGGAGAGCATGATAACTCTAGAATgttttttttgattttacaaaaatttcgatttttgatgtTCCAAAAATACGGgtttttagtccaaaaaaatgacatttcagtttaaacaaaaacccCTTCGTTCACGATCTCTGTATATGATTTCCAGGATTTTAGACCCTATAAAGATGAAACTCAAGTTTTGACGATGGCCACTGTCTTTCTGTTTGACCGCgcgcccgtaaacacgataactctcgaaaaatatAAAGGATCAAATCgaactttggcacacttttttcggttctaaaagaaagaacgagttcgttaaccagaatTTCTTGACCAATGATTATGGGTTTATCCAATGAAAATGCTATCCAAAAATCGAATATACCGTTTTTACACTAACGACAGATGAGTAAAAGAGTTTTACAGAAGAATTGTGCTTTTTGAGAGATCTGTAATTTTTCTCtctatcattttttgataagactTGTGATTTTGGTTTTACTTACCGAAAGTtctatgcagaaaatcgaaattcAAACTTCGAACCAAACGGCGTGAGAGgcgaaaacaattttcaagaaggaATTATAGCCATCAAAAagtcatacaaaatttatttcaatcatttttttatcgaatttgtaattttgcttttatttatcgaaaatgctatgaaaaaaatcgaaaattcagatTTAGAGCCAAAGGACACGAAACATGGGAagttttttgaggaattttaacgtTTCAAAATTCCTACCAGATTTCTTAGTAtcactttttgacagaaatcctaggttttaatttatttattgaaattaatatgcaaaaatctaaaattccagTATGTTGCCAAAAGATGCGAGAAACGTAAAAATCTAAACGAAGACTTGcaggatattttgttttatctatcaaatattatgtaATGGCAAAAATCCCATTTTGAGCATAACGCGAGATAAGCAAGAATAACTGAAGAAAGGATTTTAGCTTTTGATGGtaaaataattcagataataaatatatatttaaaaatgtgtgtcaAAAATCGAGTGCGTAGCGCGAAtgttacgatgagaatgtgtacct
The sequence above is drawn from the Belonocnema kinseyi isolate 2016_QV_RU_SX_M_011 chromosome 7, B_treatae_v1, whole genome shotgun sequence genome and encodes:
- the LOC117176111 gene encoding ribose-5-phosphate isomerase isoform X1; protein product: MLKHTQRLIGFASNMNLLQSAKKIAAYKAVDEYVKSDSIIGIGSGSTVVYAVERLAERAREEKLNVVCIPTSFQARQLIINHGLFLGDLETHPKLDCAIDGADEVDFQMNIIKGGGGCLLQEKVVASCSEQLVIVADYTKNSEKLGEQYKKGIPIEVVPMAYKPIQQKIEKIFGGSTVLRMAIAKMGPLVTDNGNFILDWNFPEGINNWEKVNTEILLIPGVVETGLFIKMATKAFFGMLDGSVKERT
- the LOC117176111 gene encoding ribose-5-phosphate isomerase isoform X2; the protein is MNLLQSAKKIAAYKAVDEYVKSDSIIGIGSGSTVVYAVERLAERAREEKLNVVCIPTSFQARQLIINHGLFLGDLETHPKLDCAIDGADEVDFQMNIIKGGGGCLLQEKVVASCSEQLVIVADYTKNSEKLGEQYKKGIPIEVVPMAYKPIQQKIEKIFGGSTVLRMAIAKMGPLVTDNGNFILDWNFPEGINNWEKVNTEILLIPGVVETGLFIKMATKAFFGMLDGSVKERT